In Trifolium pratense cultivar HEN17-A07 linkage group LG7, ARS_RC_1.1, whole genome shotgun sequence, a genomic segment contains:
- the LOC123897183 gene encoding uncharacterized protein LOC123897183 isoform X6, translating to MDHQNVGHHQVDQNLRPIVEPYLPQNPHFNQAVPLIGQNLMPIIVYQPYHIPLAVPLIGQNLMPIIVYQPYHIPLAVPLIGQNLMPIIVYQPYHIPLAESQNLNPMAQPYFPQPYHIPLAESQNLNPMAQPYLGSENIPGPSHAQTQAGPSQPQNEKPRGLPHVPAGRDYVIKPGHMFSKRYEDLFPEQYKDCANCRPNNNHFSFRANLVQPEDICVRCLVAVGHWSKDLYADYIDVKKQNSAFSAHSKITYKTELCKFHPNCNEGVDCVNAHGEADRRVNQLELNPHVLAAVMSVVEDDNPE from the exons ATGGATCATCAGAATGTAGGTCATCATCAGGTAGACCAGAACCTTAGGCCTATAGTGGAGCCATACCTCCCCCAAAATCCTCACTTTAATCAAG CTGTTCCGTTGATTGGCCAAAATCTGATGCCAATAATAGTCTATCAGCCATATCATATTCCTTTGG CTGTTCCGTTGATTGGCCAAAATCTGATGCCAATAATAGTCTATCAGCCATATCATATTCCTTTGG CTGTTCCATTGATTGGCCAAAATCTGATGCCAATAATAGTCTATCAGCCATATCATATTCCTTTAG CAGAATCTCAGAATTTAAATCCTATGGCCCAACCGTACTTTCCACAACCATATCATATTCCTTTAG CAGAATCTCAGAATTTAAATCCTATGGCCCAACCCTACTTAGGATCTGAGAACATACCGGGACCCTCTCATGCCCAAACTCAAGCTGGACCGTCACAACCTCAAAATGAGAAGCCAAGAGGCTTACCTCACGTACCTGCAG GAAGAGACTATGTGATCAAGCCTGGTCATATGTTCTCAAAACGTTACGAAGATTTGTTTCCAGAACAGTACAAAGATTGTGCTAACTGTAGGCCAAACAACAATCATTTTTCGTTTCGTGCAAATTTGGTGCAGCCGGAGGACATTTGCGTTCGGTGTTTAGTTGCTGTTGGGCACTGGTCCAAAGACCTATATGCTGATTATATTGATGTGAAGAAACAAAATAGTGCTTTCTCAGCCCATTCGAAG ATTACATACAAAACAGAGTTATGTAAGTTTCATCCCAACTGCAATGAAGGTGTTGATTGTGTAAATGCTCATGGGGAAGCTGATAGAAGAGTGAATCAGCTTGAGCTTAATCCACATGTGCTTGCTGCTGTAATGAGTGTTGTGGAGGATGACAATCCTGAGTAA
- the LOC123897183 gene encoding uncharacterized protein LOC123897183 isoform X1, with the protein MDLMGGHGILKRCQEIHTILSFKKKTHINSFTGVKKFTQSSLSRRKLTSILSQFQKMDHQNVGHHQVDQNLRPIVEPYLPQNPHFNQAVPLIGQNLMPIIVYQPYHIPLAVPLIGQNLMPIIVYQPYHIPLAVPLIGQNLMPIIVYQPYHIPLAESQNLNPMAQPYFPQPYHIPLAESQNLNPMAQPYLGSENIPGPSHAQTQAGPSQPQNEKPRGLPHVPAGRDYVIKPGHMFSKRYEDLFPEQYKDCANCRPNNNHFSFRANLVQPEDICVRCLVAVGHWSKDLYADYIDVKKQNSAFSAHSKITYKTELCKFHPNCNEGVDCVNAHGEADRRVNQLELNPHVLAAVMSVVEDDNPE; encoded by the exons GTGTCAAGAAATTCACACAATCCTCTCTTTCAAGAAGAAAACTCACATCAATTCTTTCACAG TTTCAAAAAATGGATCATCAGAATGTAGGTCATCATCAGGTAGACCAGAACCTTAGGCCTATAGTGGAGCCATACCTCCCCCAAAATCCTCACTTTAATCAAG CTGTTCCGTTGATTGGCCAAAATCTGATGCCAATAATAGTCTATCAGCCATATCATATTCCTTTGG CTGTTCCGTTGATTGGCCAAAATCTGATGCCAATAATAGTCTATCAGCCATATCATATTCCTTTGG CTGTTCCATTGATTGGCCAAAATCTGATGCCAATAATAGTCTATCAGCCATATCATATTCCTTTAG CAGAATCTCAGAATTTAAATCCTATGGCCCAACCGTACTTTCCACAACCATATCATATTCCTTTAG CAGAATCTCAGAATTTAAATCCTATGGCCCAACCCTACTTAGGATCTGAGAACATACCGGGACCCTCTCATGCCCAAACTCAAGCTGGACCGTCACAACCTCAAAATGAGAAGCCAAGAGGCTTACCTCACGTACCTGCAG GAAGAGACTATGTGATCAAGCCTGGTCATATGTTCTCAAAACGTTACGAAGATTTGTTTCCAGAACAGTACAAAGATTGTGCTAACTGTAGGCCAAACAACAATCATTTTTCGTTTCGTGCAAATTTGGTGCAGCCGGAGGACATTTGCGTTCGGTGTTTAGTTGCTGTTGGGCACTGGTCCAAAGACCTATATGCTGATTATATTGATGTGAAGAAACAAAATAGTGCTTTCTCAGCCCATTCGAAG ATTACATACAAAACAGAGTTATGTAAGTTTCATCCCAACTGCAATGAAGGTGTTGATTGTGTAAATGCTCATGGGGAAGCTGATAGAAGAGTGAATCAGCTTGAGCTTAATCCACATGTGCTTGCTGCTGTAATGAGTGTTGTGGAGGATGACAATCCTGAGTAA
- the LOC123897183 gene encoding uncharacterized protein LOC123897183 isoform X4 — MDLMGGHGILKRCQEIHTILSFKKKTHINSFTGVKKFTQSSLSRRKLTSILSQFQKMDHQNVGHHQVDQNLRPIVEPYLPQNPHFNQAVPLIGQNLMPIIVYQPYHIPLAVPLIGQNLMPIIVYQPYHIPLAVPLIGQNLMPIIVYQPYHIPLESQNLNPMAQPYFPQPYHIPLESQNLNPMAQPYLGSENIPGPSHAQTQAGPSQPQNEKPRGLPHVPAGRDYVIKPGHMFSKRYEDLFPEQYKDCANCRPNNNHFSFRANLVQPEDICVRCLVAVGHWSKDLYADYIDVKKQNSAFSAHSKITYKTELCKFHPNCNEGVDCVNAHGEADRRVNQLELNPHVLAAVMSVVEDDNPE, encoded by the exons GTGTCAAGAAATTCACACAATCCTCTCTTTCAAGAAGAAAACTCACATCAATTCTTTCACAG TTTCAAAAAATGGATCATCAGAATGTAGGTCATCATCAGGTAGACCAGAACCTTAGGCCTATAGTGGAGCCATACCTCCCCCAAAATCCTCACTTTAATCAAG CTGTTCCGTTGATTGGCCAAAATCTGATGCCAATAATAGTCTATCAGCCATATCATATTCCTTTGG CTGTTCCGTTGATTGGCCAAAATCTGATGCCAATAATAGTCTATCAGCCATATCATATTCCTTTGG CTGTTCCATTGATTGGCCAAAATCTGATGCCAATAATAGTCTATCAGCCATATCATATTCCTTTAG AATCTCAGAATTTAAATCCTATGGCCCAACCGTACTTTCCACAACCATATCATATTCCTTTAG AATCTCAGAATTTAAATCCTATGGCCCAACCCTACTTAGGATCTGAGAACATACCGGGACCCTCTCATGCCCAAACTCAAGCTGGACCGTCACAACCTCAAAATGAGAAGCCAAGAGGCTTACCTCACGTACCTGCAG GAAGAGACTATGTGATCAAGCCTGGTCATATGTTCTCAAAACGTTACGAAGATTTGTTTCCAGAACAGTACAAAGATTGTGCTAACTGTAGGCCAAACAACAATCATTTTTCGTTTCGTGCAAATTTGGTGCAGCCGGAGGACATTTGCGTTCGGTGTTTAGTTGCTGTTGGGCACTGGTCCAAAGACCTATATGCTGATTATATTGATGTGAAGAAACAAAATAGTGCTTTCTCAGCCCATTCGAAG ATTACATACAAAACAGAGTTATGTAAGTTTCATCCCAACTGCAATGAAGGTGTTGATTGTGTAAATGCTCATGGGGAAGCTGATAGAAGAGTGAATCAGCTTGAGCTTAATCCACATGTGCTTGCTGCTGTAATGAGTGTTGTGGAGGATGACAATCCTGAGTAA
- the LOC123897182 gene encoding nuclear intron maturase 1, mitochondrial-like, whose product MSLRQFIKHLQPIHITPKKLSPFPFLFTRSLQTTTQTLHQDQYQDPQSLLKQDPIEICTSLWVKTFSSPKTTSFPYLTGYLSNFDLWVFSYQRSCAHVTGTFPPRNAIHTNILRDLLSLRNAVIRGRFVWDDKTHQLLKPPNDKTYKKPLSKRKFQVFLDSNETCFQDRVVQEVLLSILEPVFEPKFSPKSHAFRPGRNAHTVIRSIRSNFAGYLWFLKGDLSEIFDRVDTDVVMECVEKGTRDKKVLGLIKSALMGRVSRRVVEGEVLKKDKKRKATKKRILKENEPKPDPYWLRTFFSFAPEEAVKVPCYGHCGILSPLLANVCLNELDHMIEKMVVEFFRPCKFDSIWKYSIDDACHNPAWPEFVPSSGKEKTRKMDYIRYGGHFLIGIRGPREDAVEIRKKIVEFCENSFGIRLDNSKLEIDHIARGIQFLDHIICRRVIHPTLRYTGSGSNIVSKKGVGTLLSVTASLQQCIRQFRRIELVKGDKDPEPLPCNPNVVFRSSSYKLTDE is encoded by the coding sequence ATGTCACTGAGGCAATTCATCAAACACCTTCAACCCATTCACATCACACCCAAAAAACTCTCACCATTTCCCTTTCTCTTCACTCGTTCTCTTCAAACCACAACCCAAACCCTCCACCAAGACCAATACCAAGATCCACAATCTCTTCTCAAACAAGACCCAATCGAAATTTGCACTTCTCTTTGGGTCAAAACTTTCTCTTCCCCAAAAACCACTTCATTCCCATATCTCACCGGTTATCTCTCCAATTTCGATCTTTGGGTCTTCTCTTATCAACGTTCTTGTGCTCATGTCACCGGAACTTTCCCTCCTAGAAACGCCATTCACACCAATATCCTACGCGATCTTCTTTCTTTGCGAAACGCAGTTATTCGCGGTCGTTTTGTTTGGGATGATAAAACTCATCAATTGCTTAAACCCCCAAATGATAAAACCTACAAAAAACCATTATCAAAACGGaaatttcaagtttttcttgATTCTAATGAGACTTGTTTTCAAGATAGGGTTGTTCAGGAGGTTCTGTTGAGTATTCTGGAACCGGTTTTTGAACCTAAGTTTTCTCCGAAATCGCATGCTTTTAGACCGGGGAGAAATGCACATACTGTTATTCGTAGTATTCGGAGTAATTTCGCAGGTTATTTGTGGTTTTTGAAGGGTGATTTGAGTGAAATTTTTGATAGAGTTGATACTGATGTTGTGATGGAATGTGTTGAAAAGGGTACTAGAGATAAGAAAGTTTTGGGTTTGATAAAATCGGCATTGATGGGTCGTGTGTCACGGAGAGTAGTGGAAGGTGAGGTTTTGAAGAAAGATAAGAAGAGGAAAGCTACTAAGAAGAGGATTCTTAAAGAGAATGAACCGAAACCGGATCCTTATTGGTTAAGAACATTCTTTAGTTTTGCTCCTGAGGAAGCTGTTAAGGTACCTTGTTATGGTCATTGTGGGATTTTAAGTCCATTGCTTGCTAATGTTTGTCTTAATGAATTGGATCATATGATAGAAAAAATGGTTGTTGAGTTTTTTAGACCTTGTAAGTTTGATTCTATATGGAAATATTCAATTGATGATGCTTGTCATAACCCTGCTTGGCCTGAGTTTGTTCCGTCGAGTGGTAAAGAGAAAACTAGGAAGATGGATTACATAAGATATGGTGGTCATTTTTTGATTGGGATTAGGGGTCCTAGAGAGGATGCTGTTGAAATTAGGAAGAAAATTGTTGAGTTTTGTGAGAATAGTTTTGGGATAAGGTTAGATAATTCCAAGTTGGAGATTGACCATATTGCAAGGGGTATTCAGTTCTTGGATCATATAATATGCAGAAGGGTGATACATCCAACCTTGAGATATACAGGTTCTGGAAGTAACATAGTGAGTAAGAAGGGTGTGGGAACTTTGCTTTCGGTTACTGCTAGCTTACAACAATGCATTCGTCAGTTTAGGCGGATTGAGCTTGTTAAGGGTGATAAAGACCCCGAGCCACTTCCGTGTAATCCGAATGTTGTATTCAGGTCAAGCTCATACAAACTCACAGATGAATAG
- the LOC123896337 gene encoding uncharacterized protein LOC123896337, giving the protein MKGNAPLMGIYTIFEDPVYCNGCLYAGMQTLYGFIIVVIEKLQPNGFSINCTHDPMVKHEPSSHVCEEVISCLIGSNNVLFRIAILHAQDKVTAIFVYKFDCSQRVWEKVENIKDTVFFISGLDPAFAYQTINPEIEGGHIYIVLKNCNYFYIYNIEEKSIVTSPPFSNLPENMCYSRWFMPDTGMTDTLKEEIGNSHQISQKENICNVVYLKDVREKIYAVPLDVVEVIAKHINDVLDYLQFRASNKLFRLAAPRIQWRSYSMSMSRFDDLSMCPLFVFSEKDKIFTFVHPKHGLDYKNFINFPQGERWNLDSEICCSKNGWLFLVAVNTGFQVFFNPFTKQVLPLPLGNKLIWNIRCFGMSDSPTSPECVIVELVYKNLPLVIKPITTAYINFWEGGYQLFTFESRKFPPYNTSPTFHNGLFYFLSITGKLAVIEVTRENIRWKVLEELQSPCSTCFNNFLVECDNNLLSIYESPFAKGVQVFKLNESTMTWMKVESLENHMLFVGKTSFSTMANIPGMENKIYFPRFYGNSVVFYSLETNNYHTFKNEVVNFYHMREHLNGTWIQPRWH; this is encoded by the exons ATGAAGGGTAATGCCCCTTTGATGGGAATCTATACCATTTTTGAAGATCCAGTTTATTGCAATGGTTGCTTGTATGCTGGAATGCAGACTTTGTATGGGTTTATTATTGTAGTAATTGAAAAACTTCAACCTAATGGTTTTTCAATAAACTGCACACATGATCCCATGGTAAAACATGAACCATCTTCTCATGTTTGTGAGGAAGTTATAAGTTGCTTGATTGGATCCAACAATGTACTATTTCGAATAGCAATTTTACATGCACAAGATAAGGTTACTGCAATTTTTGTTTACAAATTTGATTGTTCTCAAAGAGTGTGGGAAAAGGTGGAAAACATTAAGGATACAGTGTTCTTTATATCCGGTCTTGACCCGGCCTTTGCTTATCAAACAATTAATCCAGAAATTGAAGGAGGTCACATCTACATTGTCCTAAAGAAttgcaattatttttatatttacaaCATTGAAGAGAAAAGTATTGTGACTTCTCCACCTTTCTCCAATTTACCAGAAAATATGTGTTATTCGAGATGGTTCATGCCTGATACTGG GATGACTGATACACTGAAAGAAGAAATAGGAAATTCTCATCAAATTagccaaaaagaaaatatatgtaATGTAGTCTATTTAAAGGATGTACGGGAGAAAATATATGCAGTTCCTCTGGACGTGGTTGAAGTGATTGCAAAACATATTAATGATGTGCTTGATTATTTGCAATTTCGAGCTAGCAATAAACTCTTTCGTCTAGCCGCACCACGAATTCAATGGAGATCATATTCCATGTCCATGTCAAGGTTTGATGATCTCTCAATGTGTCCTTTATTTGTGTTCTCAGAGAAGGACAAGATCTTCACTTTTGTGCATCCAAAACATGGTCTCGATTACAAAAACTTCATAAATTTTCCTCAAGGTGAACGATGGAACTTGGATTCCGAAATTTGTTGTTCAAAAAATGGTTGGCTATTTCTGGTGGCAGTTAACACGGGCTTTCAAGTTTTCTTCAACCCCTTTACTAAACAAGTGCTCCCACTTCCATTAGGGAATAAACTAATATGGAATATCAGATGTTTTGGCATGTCAGATTCCCCAACCTCTCCTGAATGTGTGATCGTTGAGTTGGTTTATAAAAATTTACCATTGGTCATCAAACCTATTACAACAGCGTATATAAATTTTTGGGAAGGAGGTTATCAACTTTTTACGTTTGAAAGCAGGAAATTTCCTCCCTACAACACAAGTCCAACTTTTCATAatggattattttattttctcagcATAACAGGAAAATTAGCGGTTATTGAAGTAACAAGAGAAAATATAAGATGGAAAGTACTTGAGGAACTTCAATCTCCATGTAGCACCTGTTTCAACAACTTTCTAGTTGAATGTGATAACAATCTATTGTCAATATATGAGAGTCCTTTCGCAAAAGGGGTACAAGTTTTCAAGTTAAACGAGTCTACAATGACATGGATGAAAGTTGAAAGCCTGGAAAATCATATGCTATTTGTTGGCAAAACATCATTTTCTACTATGGCAAACATTCCTGGAATGGAAAACAAAATCTATTTTCCTAGATTTTACGGTAACAGTGTTGTGTTTTATTCTTTAGAGACAAATAACTACCacacatttaaaaatgaagtgGTGAATTTTTATCATATGAGAGAACACTTGAATGGTACATGGATTCAGCCAAGATGGCATTAA
- the LOC123897183 gene encoding uncharacterized protein LOC123897183 isoform X2 gives MDLMGGHGILKRCQEIHTILSFKKKTHINSFTGVKKFTQSSLSRRKLTSILSQFQKMDHQNVGHHQVDQNLRPIVEPYLPQNPHFNQAVPLIGQNLMPIIVYQPYHIPLAVPLIGQNLMPIIVYQPYHIPLAVPLIGQNLMPIIVYQPYHIPLESQNLNPMAQPYFPQPYHIPLAESQNLNPMAQPYLGSENIPGPSHAQTQAGPSQPQNEKPRGLPHVPAGRDYVIKPGHMFSKRYEDLFPEQYKDCANCRPNNNHFSFRANLVQPEDICVRCLVAVGHWSKDLYADYIDVKKQNSAFSAHSKITYKTELCKFHPNCNEGVDCVNAHGEADRRVNQLELNPHVLAAVMSVVEDDNPE, from the exons GTGTCAAGAAATTCACACAATCCTCTCTTTCAAGAAGAAAACTCACATCAATTCTTTCACAG TTTCAAAAAATGGATCATCAGAATGTAGGTCATCATCAGGTAGACCAGAACCTTAGGCCTATAGTGGAGCCATACCTCCCCCAAAATCCTCACTTTAATCAAG CTGTTCCGTTGATTGGCCAAAATCTGATGCCAATAATAGTCTATCAGCCATATCATATTCCTTTGG CTGTTCCGTTGATTGGCCAAAATCTGATGCCAATAATAGTCTATCAGCCATATCATATTCCTTTGG CTGTTCCATTGATTGGCCAAAATCTGATGCCAATAATAGTCTATCAGCCATATCATATTCCTTTAG AATCTCAGAATTTAAATCCTATGGCCCAACCGTACTTTCCACAACCATATCATATTCCTTTAG CAGAATCTCAGAATTTAAATCCTATGGCCCAACCCTACTTAGGATCTGAGAACATACCGGGACCCTCTCATGCCCAAACTCAAGCTGGACCGTCACAACCTCAAAATGAGAAGCCAAGAGGCTTACCTCACGTACCTGCAG GAAGAGACTATGTGATCAAGCCTGGTCATATGTTCTCAAAACGTTACGAAGATTTGTTTCCAGAACAGTACAAAGATTGTGCTAACTGTAGGCCAAACAACAATCATTTTTCGTTTCGTGCAAATTTGGTGCAGCCGGAGGACATTTGCGTTCGGTGTTTAGTTGCTGTTGGGCACTGGTCCAAAGACCTATATGCTGATTATATTGATGTGAAGAAACAAAATAGTGCTTTCTCAGCCCATTCGAAG ATTACATACAAAACAGAGTTATGTAAGTTTCATCCCAACTGCAATGAAGGTGTTGATTGTGTAAATGCTCATGGGGAAGCTGATAGAAGAGTGAATCAGCTTGAGCTTAATCCACATGTGCTTGCTGCTGTAATGAGTGTTGTGGAGGATGACAATCCTGAGTAA
- the LOC123896336 gene encoding protein AF-9, whose product MANLNQPFKFILTTLSFLFFLMISHTASSSSLSSSSSSSHSSNNNQDMIKSQNPSLTNTELSHYHQVFYLKNTDHSQMFLNRQERIKKMRMNRNKNNNMMKKQRKQSKQRKYRKKMVKNMMKSPKPFSVMLPKGFVPPSGSSPCHNDQPNSVNSFHCYLASTEP is encoded by the coding sequence ATGGCCAATCTCAATCAACCCTTCAAGTTCATACTCACAACTCTCTCTTTTCTCTTCTTCCTCATGATATCTCACActgcttcatcttcttctttatcttcatcttcatcttcttcacattCTTCCAACAATAACCAAGATATGATCAAATCTCAAAACCCTTCTTTAACCAACACTGAATTATCTCATTACCATCAAGTGTTCTATCTCAAGAACACTGATCACTCTCAAATGTTTTTGAACAGACAAGAACGTATCAAGAAAATGAGAATGAacagaaacaaaaacaacaacatgaTGAAGAAACAGAGGAAACAGAGTAAACAGAGGAAATATAGGAAGAAAATGGTCAAGAACATGATGAAATCACCAAAACCTTTCTCTGTTATGCTTCCAAAAGGTTTTGTTCCTCCTTCTGGTTCTTCACCTTGTCACAATGATCAGCCTAATTCAGTTAATTCCTTCCACTGCTATCTTGCTTCAACAGAACCTTGA
- the LOC123897183 gene encoding uncharacterized protein LOC123897183 isoform X3: protein MDLMGGHGILKRCQEIHTILSFKKKTHINSFTGVKKFTQSSLSRRKLTSILSQFQKMDHQNVGHHQVDQNLRPIVEPYLPQNPHFNQAVPLIGQNLMPIIVYQPYHIPLAVPLIGQNLMPIIVYQPYHIPLAVPLIGQNLMPIIVYQPYHIPLAESQNLNPMAQPYFPQPYHIPLESQNLNPMAQPYLGSENIPGPSHAQTQAGPSQPQNEKPRGLPHVPAGRDYVIKPGHMFSKRYEDLFPEQYKDCANCRPNNNHFSFRANLVQPEDICVRCLVAVGHWSKDLYADYIDVKKQNSAFSAHSKITYKTELCKFHPNCNEGVDCVNAHGEADRRVNQLELNPHVLAAVMSVVEDDNPE, encoded by the exons GTGTCAAGAAATTCACACAATCCTCTCTTTCAAGAAGAAAACTCACATCAATTCTTTCACAG TTTCAAAAAATGGATCATCAGAATGTAGGTCATCATCAGGTAGACCAGAACCTTAGGCCTATAGTGGAGCCATACCTCCCCCAAAATCCTCACTTTAATCAAG CTGTTCCGTTGATTGGCCAAAATCTGATGCCAATAATAGTCTATCAGCCATATCATATTCCTTTGG CTGTTCCGTTGATTGGCCAAAATCTGATGCCAATAATAGTCTATCAGCCATATCATATTCCTTTGG CTGTTCCATTGATTGGCCAAAATCTGATGCCAATAATAGTCTATCAGCCATATCATATTCCTTTAG CAGAATCTCAGAATTTAAATCCTATGGCCCAACCGTACTTTCCACAACCATATCATATTCCTTTAG AATCTCAGAATTTAAATCCTATGGCCCAACCCTACTTAGGATCTGAGAACATACCGGGACCCTCTCATGCCCAAACTCAAGCTGGACCGTCACAACCTCAAAATGAGAAGCCAAGAGGCTTACCTCACGTACCTGCAG GAAGAGACTATGTGATCAAGCCTGGTCATATGTTCTCAAAACGTTACGAAGATTTGTTTCCAGAACAGTACAAAGATTGTGCTAACTGTAGGCCAAACAACAATCATTTTTCGTTTCGTGCAAATTTGGTGCAGCCGGAGGACATTTGCGTTCGGTGTTTAGTTGCTGTTGGGCACTGGTCCAAAGACCTATATGCTGATTATATTGATGTGAAGAAACAAAATAGTGCTTTCTCAGCCCATTCGAAG ATTACATACAAAACAGAGTTATGTAAGTTTCATCCCAACTGCAATGAAGGTGTTGATTGTGTAAATGCTCATGGGGAAGCTGATAGAAGAGTGAATCAGCTTGAGCTTAATCCACATGTGCTTGCTGCTGTAATGAGTGTTGTGGAGGATGACAATCCTGAGTAA